Proteins encoded together in one Chryseobacterium taklimakanense window:
- a CDS encoding M20/M25/M40 family metallo-hydrolase: MKKLLILPLFLGGFLFAQSQADSLQFKKISDHILVKGEAYRDLTELTKGVGNRLSGSANYDKAVKWAEAKLREAGADKVWLQEVMVPVWVRGKESLHIKTGNGGWKSVKMLSLGNSEGTGGKDLTGEILMVNTFDEFKKLSENQVKGKIVFFNFEWRHDYVEPFKAYGEAGIYRRNAASEVAKKSGKAAIIRSLSSAFDDEPHTGSLRYEDNVVKVPAAAIGNHSADELAKLLKSQKVTAKLNSNCGMKADKLSYSVIGELTGKKDNSVIIAAGHLDSWDVGEGAHDDGSGIVQSIEVLRTFKRLGIQNNHTIRVICYANEENGVKGGYKYLEEVKKSGEKHLFAIESDAGGFSPRGIAMDMPQDKINQIKAWSNLFLPYGIYDFEKRHSGVDIGPLKQIGVPLAGLFPDPQRYFDIHHTHEDTLDKVNRRELLMGAIVLTQLVYMIDKNW, translated from the coding sequence ATGAAGAAATTACTGATACTTCCGCTCTTTTTGGGCGGATTTTTATTTGCTCAGAGCCAGGCCGATTCGCTTCAGTTTAAAAAAATATCGGATCACATTTTGGTTAAAGGCGAAGCTTACAGAGATCTTACTGAACTTACAAAAGGCGTCGGCAACCGGCTGAGCGGTTCTGCAAACTATGATAAAGCAGTAAAATGGGCCGAGGCCAAACTAAGGGAAGCGGGGGCAGACAAAGTATGGCTCCAGGAAGTGATGGTTCCGGTTTGGGTACGCGGCAAAGAATCTCTGCATATAAAGACCGGCAACGGCGGCTGGAAATCTGTCAAAATGCTGTCTCTGGGAAATTCTGAAGGAACAGGTGGAAAAGATTTAACCGGGGAAATACTGATGGTAAATACCTTCGATGAGTTTAAAAAATTAAGCGAAAATCAGGTTAAAGGAAAGATTGTATTTTTCAATTTCGAATGGCGCCACGATTATGTAGAACCTTTTAAGGCTTATGGCGAAGCCGGAATCTACAGGCGCAATGCGGCTTCAGAAGTTGCTAAGAAAAGCGGCAAAGCAGCCATTATCCGTTCGCTTTCTTCAGCGTTTGATGATGAGCCGCACACCGGATCACTAAGATACGAAGATAATGTTGTCAAAGTTCCGGCAGCAGCTATCGGCAATCATTCTGCTGATGAGTTGGCGAAACTTTTAAAATCACAAAAAGTTACCGCAAAACTGAACTCTAACTGCGGAATGAAGGCAGACAAGCTTTCCTACTCTGTAATCGGCGAACTTACCGGTAAAAAAGACAACTCAGTAATCATCGCTGCCGGACATCTGGATTCCTGGGATGTGGGCGAAGGCGCTCACGATGACGGTTCTGGAATTGTGCAAAGTATAGAGGTTTTGCGAACTTTCAAAAGGTTGGGAATTCAGAACAATCATACCATCCGCGTCATTTGCTATGCGAACGAAGAAAACGGCGTGAAGGGCGGCTACAAATACCTGGAAGAAGTAAAGAAATCGGGTGAAAAACACCTTTTTGCCATAGAAAGTGATGCCGGCGGATTTTCACCAAGAGGCATTGCGATGGATATGCCTCAGGATAAAATCAATCAGATCAAAGCATGGTCGAACCTGTTTTTGCCGTACGGCATTTATGATTTTGAGAAAAGGCACAGCGGTGTAGATATAGGACCGCTAAAACAGATTGGCGTTCCTCTTGCGGGACTTTTCCCTGATCCGCAAAGGTATTTTGATATTCACCACACTCATGAGGATACACTGGATAAAGTCAACCGGCGTGAGCTTTTAATGGGCGCCATAGTGTTAACCCAATTGGTTTATATGATTGATAAAAATTGGTAA
- a CDS encoding DUF1015 domain-containing protein, whose product MPIFKPFRGIRPSDDYVDRFPTHPIDNFSQEEIAKKAQEDSSYIQMIKPYVVSKSKDLDRNLRKIRTNFEELLEEKKLVQDSSAYYLYEQIYPNKSVFRGLLGLTSVEDFWNGKIKRHESTIPQKKEKLAYYLEKVNLQAEPVLLTYPANSKVELLMSHEEKNVPILNYEDSKGIKHKIWRIDNRLKMQQLKEVLDNVEAFYIADGHHRIGSTALNAKHQKEKNKKHTGTEPYNFVFSFIVSNQSIKIHDYNRVVRDLNGLSPQKFLKSLEKSFNIHEKNETPYYPSQKFHISMYLEGKFYSLHVKHELRSATVSMNHIDHHLLDSLVFNDILNIEDTDSSDRIDYVKGNSSVEGIKKIKEVVDSGKFAAGFGIFPVSFNEMIKISDNKISMPPKCTYIEPKLVTALVMYDMK is encoded by the coding sequence ATGCCTATATTTAAACCTTTTAGAGGTATAAGGCCAAGCGATGATTATGTTGATCGCTTTCCCACACACCCTATAGATAATTTTTCGCAGGAAGAAATCGCTAAGAAAGCTCAGGAGGATTCTTCATATATCCAAATGATCAAGCCTTACGTAGTAAGCAAATCCAAAGACCTTGACCGGAACCTGCGGAAAATAAGAACCAATTTTGAGGAACTTTTAGAAGAAAAAAAGCTGGTTCAGGATTCTTCTGCCTATTATCTTTACGAACAAATTTATCCTAACAAGTCTGTTTTCAGAGGGCTGTTAGGCCTAACTTCCGTTGAGGATTTCTGGAACGGCAAAATAAAACGGCACGAAAGCACCATCCCCCAAAAGAAGGAAAAACTAGCTTATTATCTTGAAAAAGTGAATCTGCAGGCGGAACCTGTGTTGCTGACCTACCCCGCAAATTCCAAAGTGGAACTTTTAATGAGCCATGAGGAAAAAAATGTTCCCATACTGAATTATGAAGACAGCAAAGGTATTAAACATAAAATCTGGCGCATTGATAACCGCCTGAAAATGCAGCAGCTGAAAGAGGTCCTGGACAATGTGGAAGCTTTCTACATCGCTGACGGACACCACAGAATTGGCTCCACTGCGCTTAATGCCAAGCATCAGAAAGAGAAAAACAAAAAACATACGGGAACTGAGCCTTATAATTTCGTGTTCAGCTTTATCGTTTCGAACCAGTCGATAAAAATTCATGACTACAACCGTGTTGTTCGTGATCTGAACGGGCTTTCGCCTCAGAAATTTTTAAAATCTCTGGAAAAATCCTTCAATATTCACGAAAAGAATGAAACACCCTACTACCCTTCTCAGAAATTTCATATTTCGATGTATCTGGAGGGTAAATTTTATTCGCTTCACGTAAAACACGAACTTCGTTCTGCGACTGTTTCGATGAATCACATTGATCACCATTTATTGGACAGTTTGGTTTTTAACGATATTTTGAACATTGAAGATACCGACAGCTCGGACAGAATTGATTATGTGAAAGGCAATTCGTCCGTTGAAGGAATCAAGAAAATCAAAGAAGTTGTAGACAGCGGAAAATTCGCGGCCGGCTTCGGAATTTTTCCGGTAAGCTTCAATGAAATGATCAAAATTTCTGACAACAAAATCAGTATGCCGCCCAAGTGTACCTACATCGAGCCAAAATTAGTTACGGCGCTGGTGATGTATGATATGAAATAA
- a CDS encoding D-2-hydroxyacid dehydrogenase translates to MKVLANDGISKAGEIALKEAGIELLEHKVAQEHLENFINENQVDVLLVRSATKVRQPLIDACPSLKIIGRGGVGMDNIDVEYARNKGIYVINTPSASSRSVAEMVFAHFFSLARFLHESNRMMPLEGDTKFDSLKKSYSKAVELEGKTLGVIGFGGIGKEVVKIGISLGMKIKVLTRKPKTETISIHFFDGQNINFEVTSTNDTEAFLKDLDFLSINTPKTDEYIIDSPQFEMMKEGIFIVNTARGGVINEVALISAIEQGIVKGAALDVFENEPNPELTLLMNPQLSLSPHLGGNTLDAQEKIGTELAAQIIELKKKLD, encoded by the coding sequence ATGAAAGTTTTAGCAAACGACGGTATTTCAAAAGCTGGTGAAATTGCACTGAAAGAAGCTGGCATCGAGCTTCTGGAACATAAAGTTGCCCAGGAGCATCTTGAGAATTTCATTAATGAAAATCAGGTAGATGTTCTTTTGGTACGGAGCGCCACGAAAGTCAGACAGCCATTAATTGATGCCTGTCCCTCACTAAAAATAATCGGCAGAGGTGGCGTTGGGATGGATAATATCGATGTGGAATATGCCCGTAACAAGGGAATTTACGTAATCAATACACCTTCAGCTTCATCGCGTTCTGTGGCAGAAATGGTTTTTGCACATTTCTTTTCGTTGGCCCGGTTTCTTCACGAATCGAACCGAATGATGCCGCTGGAGGGCGATACAAAGTTTGATTCACTGAAGAAATCCTACTCAAAAGCTGTGGAGCTGGAAGGCAAAACCTTAGGAGTCATTGGTTTTGGCGGCATTGGGAAAGAAGTTGTGAAGATTGGAATTTCTCTGGGAATGAAAATTAAAGTTTTAACCAGAAAGCCAAAAACTGAAACCATCTCTATTCATTTTTTTGACGGCCAAAATATAAATTTCGAGGTTACTTCCACAAACGATACGGAAGCCTTTTTGAAAGACCTTGATTTTTTAAGCATAAACACCCCCAAAACTGACGAATACATCATCGATTCGCCGCAATTTGAAATGATGAAAGAGGGTATTTTTATCGTAAATACCGCAAGAGGCGGCGTCATCAACGAAGTTGCCCTGATCAGTGCCATTGAGCAAGGAATAGTAAAAGGTGCTGCACTGGATGTGTTTGAAAATGAACCCAATCCTGAGTTGACGCTCCTGATGAACCCTCAGCTTTCACTTTCCCCACACCTTGGTGGAAATACGCTGGATGCACAGGAGAAAATAGGAACCGAGCTCGCAGCCCAAATTATTGAACTGAAAAAGAAACTAGATTGA
- the serC gene encoding 3-phosphoserine/phosphohydroxythreonine transaminase codes for MKKHNFSAGPCILPQEVFQKSAEAILDFNGIGLSLLEISHRSKDFVPVMDEARAIVKRLMKLGDEYEVLFLGGGASLQFAMVPLNLMKSENGKAAYLDTGTWAAGAIKEAKKLGTVDIVSSSKEDQYSYIPKDYKVGSDYDYFHCTSNNTIYGTQMHEFPEVDTVMVCDMSSDIFSNARDYSKFDLMYAGAQKNMGPAGVTVVVVKKEILGKTGRDIFSMLDYQKHIEKESMYNTPPVFPVYATLLTLQHLENNGGIEAAEQRNIAKAKLIYDEIDRNPLFVGFAKKEDRSFMNVSFKILDENKKEAFDNAWKAAGISGLNGHRSLGGYRASLYNALNIESVQVLVDVMKSIS; via the coding sequence ATGAAAAAACATAATTTCAGCGCCGGGCCGTGTATTCTTCCGCAGGAAGTTTTTCAGAAATCTGCAGAAGCCATTCTGGATTTTAACGGCATCGGACTTTCACTGCTCGAAATTTCTCACCGCAGCAAAGATTTTGTCCCTGTGATGGACGAAGCAAGAGCAATCGTAAAAAGGCTGATGAAACTGGGCGACGAATATGAAGTTCTCTTTCTTGGCGGTGGTGCCAGTCTTCAGTTTGCTATGGTTCCACTGAATCTTATGAAATCGGAAAACGGTAAAGCGGCATATCTTGACACCGGAACGTGGGCTGCGGGAGCGATCAAAGAAGCTAAAAAACTGGGAACTGTAGATATTGTGAGTTCTTCCAAGGAAGATCAATACTCTTATATTCCGAAAGATTATAAAGTGGGATCAGATTACGATTATTTCCACTGTACATCCAACAATACCATCTACGGAACTCAAATGCATGAGTTTCCTGAAGTGGATACAGTTATGGTTTGCGATATGTCTTCAGATATTTTCAGCAACGCCAGGGATTATTCTAAATTTGACTTAATGTACGCCGGTGCACAGAAAAACATGGGGCCTGCAGGTGTTACCGTAGTTGTGGTGAAAAAGGAAATTTTAGGAAAAACCGGCCGCGATATCTTTTCAATGTTAGATTATCAGAAACATATTGAAAAAGAATCGATGTACAACACACCGCCAGTATTCCCGGTGTACGCAACGTTGCTGACCCTGCAGCATCTGGAAAACAATGGTGGAATTGAAGCTGCTGAACAAAGGAATATTGCGAAAGCCAAACTGATCTATGATGAAATTGACAGAAACCCACTGTTCGTGGGATTTGCCAAAAAAGAGGACCGTTCCTTTATGAATGTTTCTTTCAAAATACTGGATGAAAATAAAAAGGAAGCGTTTGATAATGCATGGAAAGCTGCCGGCATCAGCGGACTGAACGGACACAGAAGCCTGGGCGGTTACAGAGCCAGCCTTTACAACGCTTTAAATATTGAAAGCGTGCAGGTCCTGGTGGATGTAATGAAATCGATTTCGTAA
- a CDS encoding 4Fe-4S binding protein: protein MAIKITDECINCGACEPECPNNAIYEGAVDWKASDGTALKGMVTLKSGLTVDADAPQEPVSDDVYFIVTDKCTECKGFHEEPQCAAVCPVDCCVPDEDHVESEESLLAKKAFLHNE, encoded by the coding sequence ATGGCGATTAAAATAACAGATGAATGTATCAATTGCGGAGCTTGCGAGCCCGAGTGTCCAAACAACGCAATCTATGAAGGTGCTGTGGACTGGAAAGCTTCTGACGGAACCGCTCTGAAAGGAATGGTAACGCTGAAATCCGGACTGACCGTGGATGCTGACGCGCCACAGGAACCCGTGAGCGATGATGTGTATTTCATTGTTACTGATAAATGTACCGAATGTAAAGGCTTCCATGAGGAACCGCAGTGTGCCGCAGTTTGTCCTGTAGACTGCTGCGTGCCGGATGAAGACCATGTAGAATCGGAAGAAAGTTTGCTGGCTAAAAAAGCCTTTCTTCACAATGAATAA
- a CDS encoding acyl-CoA reductase, with product MNTEKQISGLVKLAEYITNFLNKNPEDFNRDEEGFNALLKKSQVENSWFTQDSLRFALNQWAELLTENGIKSWLSEYEISKTPKKVGLILAGNIPMVGFHDVISVVLSGNIPMIKLSSKDKRILPFLLQKWQEFSGQNISYELVEKLENFDAVIATGSNNTARYLEYYFRNHLSIIRKNRTSVAVLKGDETDEELKLLAEDIFRYFGLGCRNVTRLFIPEDFKLDRLFENFIEFGDIINHNSYANNYDYNKAIYLLNQENFWDNNFVMLKEDDKLFSPLSVINFSRYKDIAEIKSYLAENEKDIQCVVAKPEVGLDSENFGEAQNPGLDTYADNVDTMKFLEVI from the coding sequence ATGAATACGGAAAAACAGATTTCAGGACTTGTAAAACTGGCTGAATACATTACGAATTTTTTGAATAAAAACCCGGAGGATTTTAATAGAGATGAAGAGGGTTTCAATGCATTGCTGAAAAAATCTCAAGTCGAAAATTCATGGTTCACACAGGACAGCCTTCGGTTTGCGCTGAATCAGTGGGCGGAGTTGCTTACTGAAAACGGTATCAAGAGCTGGCTTTCTGAATACGAGATATCAAAAACTCCAAAGAAAGTTGGTTTAATCCTGGCCGGCAATATCCCGATGGTCGGCTTTCACGATGTCATCTCTGTGGTTCTGAGCGGGAATATTCCGATGATAAAACTTTCTTCCAAAGACAAAAGAATTCTGCCTTTTTTACTTCAGAAATGGCAAGAATTTTCAGGTCAAAATATCAGCTATGAACTGGTAGAAAAATTGGAAAATTTCGATGCAGTGATCGCTACAGGTTCCAATAATACTGCCCGCTATCTGGAATATTATTTCAGAAATCATCTCAGCATCATCCGTAAAAACAGAACGTCAGTTGCAGTTTTAAAGGGTGATGAAACTGATGAGGAACTTAAACTTTTGGCAGAAGATATCTTCCGCTATTTTGGGTTGGGATGCCGGAACGTGACACGGCTTTTCATTCCGGAAGATTTCAAACTCGACCGACTGTTTGAAAATTTCATTGAGTTTGGCGACATCATCAACCATAATTCCTATGCCAATAATTACGATTACAACAAGGCAATCTACCTGCTGAACCAGGAAAACTTCTGGGACAATAATTTTGTAATGCTGAAGGAAGATGACAAGCTTTTCAGTCCGCTTTCGGTGATTAATTTTTCCCGCTATAAGGATATTGCGGAAATAAAATCATATCTCGCCGAAAACGAAAAAGATATCCAGTGCGTGGTTGCAAAGCCGGAAGTAGGTTTAGATAGTGAAAACTTTGGCGAAGCCCAAAATCCAGGCCTGGACACTTATGCTGACAATGTCGATACGATGAAGTTTTTGGAAGTTATCTAA
- a CDS encoding DUF4286 family protein: protein MSILSLTFHTTESALKEWENYTQNELQLLIENLMDVEKYILSEVHTDMITEGKNTNLLLVFNDEEMRSQFLENELVNITERIEAKFADSVMIFSTFLNPLKSRF, encoded by the coding sequence ATGAGCATACTTAGCCTTACTTTTCATACAACAGAAAGCGCCCTGAAAGAATGGGAAAATTATACACAGAATGAACTGCAGCTGCTGATAGAAAATCTGATGGATGTTGAGAAATATATCCTTTCTGAGGTGCATACCGATATGATCACCGAAGGCAAGAACACCAATCTCCTCCTGGTATTCAATGACGAGGAAATGCGCAGCCAGTTTCTGGAAAACGAACTGGTGAATATTACAGAGAGAATCGAAGCAAAATTCGCAGATTCGGTGATGATTTTCAGCACGTTTCTGAATCCGCTGAAAAGCAGATTTTAG
- the gyrA gene encoding DNA gyrase subunit A — protein sequence MNTEGEKLIPINIVDEMKSSYIDYSMSVIVSRALPDVRDGLKPVHRRVLYGMYGLNVFSNRKHLKSARIVGDVLGKYHPHGDSSVYDAMVRMAQPWSLRYPQVDGQGNFGSMDGDPPAAMRYTEARLKKISDEILADLDKETVDFQNNFDDSLTEPSILPTKIPNLLVNGASGIAVGMATNMAPHNLSEAVDGICAYIDNREITVDELMKHIIAPDFPTGGIIYGYEGVRDAFHTGRGRIILRAKVNFEEIGNRNAIIVTEVPYQVNKAEMIARTAELVKEEKLTGIHEIRDESDRRGMRIVYELKNDAIPNVVLNLLYKYTSLQTSFSVNNIALVHGRPEQLNLKDIIVHFVDHRHEVVVRRTEFELKKAKERAHILEGFMKVIGSQESLDKAIAIIRHSATPQEAKEGLMSEFELSDIQAQAILDLRLARLTGMELDKIRAEYEEIMALIKDLEDILANEGRRFEIIKNEMLEIKEKYGDERRTEIDYAGGDMSIEDFIPNESVVVTISHAGYIKRTSLSEYRIQSRGGVGNKAATTRDEDFLEYIVNATNHQYMLFFTEKGKCYWLRVFEIPEGSRTAKGRAIQNLINIEADDKVKAYIRTNDLKDSDYINQMNVVMITKNGTVKKTSLEAYSRPRTNGINAIEIRDNDQLLGARLTDGNSEIMIATKNGKCIRFPEEKARAVGRGSIGVRGITLEDNDEVIGMIVVNDVANESVLVVSEKGYGKRSAVEDYRVTNRGGKGVITLNVTEKTGNLIAIQNVVDGDGLMIINKSGVAIRMSVDELRVMGRNTQGVKVINLKNNDEIAAIAKVEMDSDVEDDADEVSTEALPGAVNSDNIEFSEAPQTGDNAISNMGDESYLKKIEKEEEKENRKIEKEKNQSDEDQDDHDS from the coding sequence ATGAATACAGAAGGAGAAAAGTTAATTCCTATCAACATAGTTGATGAAATGAAATCCTCTTACATCGATTATTCGATGTCGGTTATTGTTTCCAGAGCGTTACCCGATGTAAGAGACGGCCTGAAGCCGGTGCACAGAAGAGTTTTGTACGGCATGTACGGCCTGAACGTTTTTTCAAACAGAAAACACCTTAAATCTGCCAGAATCGTCGGTGATGTTCTTGGTAAGTATCACCCGCACGGCGACAGTTCGGTTTATGATGCAATGGTGCGTATGGCGCAGCCGTGGAGTTTGCGTTATCCGCAGGTTGACGGGCAGGGTAACTTTGGTTCCATGGACGGTGACCCGCCTGCAGCAATGCGTTATACAGAAGCAAGGCTTAAGAAAATTTCTGACGAAATTCTGGCTGACCTTGATAAAGAGACAGTGGATTTCCAGAATAACTTTGATGATTCACTGACAGAACCCTCCATTTTACCTACAAAAATTCCTAATCTTCTTGTAAACGGGGCATCTGGTATTGCAGTTGGTATGGCAACCAATATGGCGCCGCATAACCTTTCAGAAGCGGTGGACGGGATCTGTGCCTACATCGACAACCGCGAAATAACCGTCGATGAGCTGATGAAACACATCATTGCGCCGGATTTCCCGACTGGTGGTATTATTTACGGTTATGAAGGCGTTCGCGATGCATTCCATACTGGAAGGGGTAGAATTATCCTTCGTGCCAAAGTAAATTTCGAAGAAATTGGAAACCGAAACGCAATTATTGTTACCGAAGTTCCTTACCAGGTTAATAAAGCAGAAATGATTGCCAGAACTGCGGAACTGGTAAAAGAAGAAAAACTGACAGGAATCCACGAAATCCGTGATGAATCGGACAGACGGGGTATGCGTATCGTTTACGAACTTAAAAATGATGCCATTCCAAATGTTGTTTTAAATTTACTTTATAAATATACCTCGCTACAGACTTCATTCAGTGTAAATAATATCGCACTTGTTCACGGCAGGCCGGAACAGCTGAACCTTAAGGATATTATCGTCCATTTTGTGGATCACCGTCATGAGGTTGTGGTGAGAAGAACCGAGTTTGAACTAAAAAAAGCCAAAGAGAGAGCGCATATTCTTGAAGGTTTTATGAAAGTGATCGGCTCGCAGGAATCGCTGGATAAAGCCATTGCAATCATCCGCCACAGTGCTACGCCACAGGAAGCGAAAGAAGGTTTGATGAGTGAATTCGAGCTTTCTGATATTCAGGCACAGGCAATTCTCGACCTTAGGCTTGCACGTCTTACCGGAATGGAGCTCGATAAGATCCGTGCGGAATATGAAGAGATTATGGCATTAATTAAAGATTTGGAAGACATTCTTGCCAACGAAGGAAGAAGGTTTGAAATCATTAAAAACGAAATGCTCGAAATCAAAGAAAAATACGGCGACGAGAGAAGAACTGAAATTGATTATGCGGGCGGCGATATGTCGATTGAAGATTTTATTCCGAACGAAAGTGTGGTAGTGACGATTTCTCATGCAGGATACATCAAGCGTACTTCACTTTCAGAATACAGAATTCAGAGCCGGGGCGGAGTTGGAAACAAAGCTGCTACTACCAGAGACGAAGATTTCCTTGAATATATTGTAAATGCGACCAACCACCAGTACATGCTTTTCTTTACCGAAAAAGGAAAATGTTACTGGCTGCGGGTTTTTGAAATACCGGAAGGTTCGCGTACTGCAAAAGGAAGAGCAATTCAGAATTTAATTAATATTGAAGCGGATGATAAGGTGAAAGCTTACATCAGAACCAATGACCTGAAAGACAGTGATTATATTAACCAGATGAACGTGGTAATGATTACCAAAAACGGAACGGTGAAGAAAACATCTCTTGAAGCTTACTCAAGACCGCGGACGAATGGTATCAATGCAATAGAAATCCGTGATAACGACCAGCTTTTAGGAGCGAGATTGACGGACGGAAACTCTGAAATCATGATTGCAACCAAAAACGGAAAATGCATCCGCTTCCCTGAAGAAAAAGCAAGGGCAGTAGGTCGTGGATCGATCGGAGTACGCGGTATCACGCTTGAGGATAATGATGAAGTTATTGGTATGATTGTTGTGAATGACGTGGCGAATGAAAGCGTTTTGGTAGTATCTGAAAAAGGCTATGGAAAACGTTCCGCAGTAGAGGATTACCGTGTAACCAACCGTGGCGGAAAAGGTGTAATTACCTTAAACGTTACGGAGAAAACCGGTAATCTGATTGCTATTCAAAATGTTGTTGACGGTGACGGTTTGATGATCATCAATAAATCCGGAGTGGCAATCAGAATGAGTGTAGATGAACTTCGTGTGATGGGCAGAAATACCCAGGGCGTGAAAGTTATTAATCTTAAAAATAATGATGAAATTGCCGCCATCGCGAAAGTAGAAATGGACAGTGATGTGGAAGATGATGCAGATGAAGTAAGTACAGAAGCATTACCAGGTGCCGTAAACAGCGATAACATCGAGTTTTCTGAGGCTCCGCAAACTGGCGACAACGCCATCAGCAATATGGGCGATGAATCTTACCTGAAGAAGATAGAAAAAGAAGAGGAAAAAGAGAACCGAAAAATTGAGAAAGAGAAAAATCAGTCTGATGAAGATCAGGACGATCATGACTCTTAG
- a CDS encoding tetratricopeptide repeat protein, producing the protein MKFRAWLITNPEKTDQFLASLKAQVEKNPQDKVSWYNLGVLASKDPSKTEEALRYFTKTVELDPNYGPAYQNMTYLLMDLDNDSKYIDQYNALRKAQKSAEANKIMEARRARFAKALPYAEKWYAAEPNNIDAVSLLKGLYQTTRNEAKFQEFKAKEAAMQKK; encoded by the coding sequence GTGAAGTTCAGGGCTTGGCTTATTACAAATCCGGAAAAAACGGATCAGTTTCTTGCCAGCTTAAAAGCTCAGGTTGAGAAAAATCCACAGGACAAAGTAAGCTGGTACAATTTAGGTGTACTTGCGAGCAAGGATCCGTCGAAAACTGAAGAAGCTTTGCGTTATTTCACCAAAACTGTTGAATTGGATCCAAACTACGGCCCGGCTTATCAGAATATGACTTATTTGCTGATGGATCTGGATAACGACAGCAAGTATATAGATCAGTACAATGCCCTAAGAAAAGCTCAGAAATCTGCTGAAGCAAACAAGATTATGGAAGCGAGAAGAGCAAGATTTGCAAAAGCTTTGCCTTACGCTGAAAAATGGTATGCAGCTGAACCAAACAATATCGATGCGGTTTCGCTGTTGAAAGGCCTGTATCAAACAACGCGTAACGAAGCCAAATTCCAGGAGTTTAAAGCTAAGGAAGCGGCAATGCAGAAGAAATAA
- a CDS encoding metal-dependent transcriptional regulator: MTTLTEENYLKAIYHLTEKNQTVSVNELSKYLKIKMPSVNSMMKKFAEKNWVIYETYKPLQITPEGRKRAALVVRKHRLTEMFLVDKMGFGWEQVHEIAEQIEHIKSELFFEKIDELLDYPKTDPHGSPIPDKNGNIIKLNYRKLSECKPGQTVIFKALSESPNDLLNYLNQKKLSLKTAIEIIFIEPFDKSITVSYSGKQEIFSNLVCEKLLVEKA, encoded by the coding sequence ATGACGACCTTGACTGAAGAAAATTACCTGAAAGCCATTTATCATTTAACCGAAAAAAATCAAACGGTTTCGGTGAATGAACTAAGCAAATACCTAAAAATCAAAATGCCGAGCGTAAACAGCATGATGAAAAAGTTTGCAGAGAAAAATTGGGTAATTTATGAAACCTACAAGCCGCTGCAGATTACTCCTGAAGGCAGAAAACGCGCCGCATTGGTCGTAAGGAAACACCGTTTGACGGAAATGTTTTTAGTCGACAAAATGGGTTTCGGCTGGGAACAGGTCCACGAAATTGCGGAACAGATCGAACATATAAAATCTGAACTTTTTTTTGAAAAGATTGATGAACTGCTGGATTATCCCAAGACGGATCCGCACGGCTCGCCCATTCCGGATAAAAACGGAAATATCATCAAATTAAACTACCGGAAACTGAGCGAATGCAAACCTGGGCAAACCGTTATTTTCAAAGCGCTTTCGGAATCGCCGAATGACCTGCTTAATTACCTTAACCAAAAAAAACTCTCCTTAAAAACGGCGATCGAAATTATTTTTATAGAACCTTTTGATAAGAGCATAACGGTGAGTTACAGCGGGAAGCAGGAAATTTTCAGCAATTTGGTCTGTGAAAAACTGCTTGTGGAAAAAGCATAA